One region of Flavobacterium sp. GSB-24 genomic DNA includes:
- the dnaE gene encoding DNA polymerase III subunit alpha: MYLNCHSFHSLRYGTIPLDDLIRQTADCAVTAAALTDINTVTGIYDFIKGCEALGIKPLVGIEFRCRHKFRYIGLAKNASGLAQMNRFLTDHNFSGNPLPEKAPAFESVYFIYALENAPAELGENEYIGIQPDQLGRLFMPELKKRIFKMVVLQPVVFRTKREYNLHRILRAVDLNELLSKLDPDDCCRKSDMMIPESELIGLYKDYPEIIQNTRYIIDHCNFKYDFESPRNKKHYTKNKKGDIALLTTLAEEGLVWRYGRHNAEAKARVEKELKVINDLEFSGYFLITWDIIRYSSSRGFLHIGRGSGANSIIAYCLGITDICPLELDLYFERFLNENRKSPPDFDIDWSWKERDVILKYIFDRYGYENVAFCGTNVEFKYRSIFREVGKVFGLPKDELDMLAKNPMKLHQTNSIVKLVQQYGLMLEKYPNMRSMHSCGILISEEPLTNYTPLEMPPKGFPIVLFDMHTAEDIGFDKFDILSQRGIGHIDDTVKIIEQNRGIRINIRDTRISKNEQSTNVYLAEGRTIGCFYIESPAMRGLLRRLKCDNYKTLVAASSIIRPGVAQSGMMKEYIFRHNNPSRFEYFHPVFEKELGETYGIMVYQEDVIKIALHYGGLSAADGDILRRAMSGKGRSKAALQKVKDDFFIAAAAKGHPEALSQEIYRQIESFAGYSFCKAHSASYAVESYQSLYLKVHYPIEFMVAVINNQGGFYRTEIYVHEARMAGAVIHTPCVNKSGYETALYGSDIYLGFMHLQGLDSKLSQFIAFERERNGVYKSLEDFINRVPMGIENVKVLIFIGAFRFTGKTKNQLLVQVSLLMNNFKPENRGLMLIEQPAKEFKLPVLERSVFEDAFDEIELLNFPVSCTVFDLLQTRHRGDVMVRDLLKYHKKQVRMLAYLISTKQVPTKRGNMYFGTWIDNEGAYFDTAHFPDSLANNPFQGGGCYLLLGTVEIDYHFPTITISRMAKMPFIPDPRYSDSEKRYTTQHNIKQDISSTHRQPYPQEHEINLPRHRMKF; the protein is encoded by the coding sequence ATGTACCTCAACTGCCACTCTTTTCATTCGCTGCGCTACGGCACCATTCCGCTGGATGATCTGATAAGACAGACAGCGGATTGCGCTGTCACGGCGGCAGCCTTGACCGACATCAATACCGTTACAGGGATTTATGATTTTATAAAAGGCTGCGAAGCTTTAGGCATAAAACCGCTTGTTGGGATAGAATTCCGCTGCAGGCATAAATTTCGCTATATCGGTCTGGCCAAAAATGCTTCAGGACTTGCCCAGATGAACCGTTTTCTGACCGATCATAATTTCAGCGGAAATCCCCTGCCGGAAAAAGCCCCGGCTTTTGAATCGGTTTATTTTATATATGCTCTGGAAAATGCGCCGGCAGAGCTCGGCGAAAATGAATATATCGGCATCCAGCCTGACCAGCTCGGCAGGCTTTTTATGCCTGAGCTTAAAAAAAGGATTTTCAAAATGGTCGTGCTTCAGCCGGTGGTATTCCGCACTAAAAGGGAATACAACCTGCATAGGATCCTGCGCGCTGTTGACCTCAATGAGCTTCTGTCCAAGCTCGATCCTGATGACTGCTGCAGAAAATCCGATATGATGATTCCCGAATCGGAACTTATCGGGCTGTATAAAGATTATCCCGAGATCATCCAGAATACACGGTACATCATCGATCACTGTAATTTTAAGTACGATTTCGAGAGTCCAAGAAACAAAAAGCATTATACCAAAAATAAAAAGGGGGATATTGCCCTTTTGACCACTCTGGCCGAAGAAGGTCTGGTCTGGCGTTACGGAAGACATAACGCCGAAGCAAAAGCGCGTGTGGAGAAAGAGCTTAAAGTCATCAATGATCTTGAATTCAGCGGCTATTTCCTCATTACCTGGGACATCATACGCTACAGCAGCAGCCGCGGTTTCCTGCATATCGGAAGGGGTTCGGGCGCTAACAGCATTATTGCCTACTGTCTGGGAATTACGGACATCTGCCCTTTGGAGCTTGACCTGTATTTCGAGCGCTTTCTGAATGAAAACCGCAAAAGCCCTCCTGATTTTGATATCGACTGGTCGTGGAAAGAGCGTGATGTGATTCTGAAATACATCTTCGACCGCTACGGTTATGAGAATGTGGCTTTCTGCGGCACCAATGTGGAATTCAAATACCGCTCAATTTTCCGCGAGGTCGGCAAGGTATTCGGACTGCCCAAAGACGAGCTGGATATGCTGGCAAAAAATCCCATGAAGCTCCACCAGACCAACTCCATTGTCAAACTGGTGCAGCAATACGGTCTGATGCTCGAAAAATATCCCAATATGAGAAGCATGCATTCCTGCGGAATCCTGATCTCGGAAGAGCCGCTGACCAATTATACGCCACTGGAAATGCCACCGAAAGGATTCCCGATAGTGCTCTTTGACATGCATACGGCAGAGGATATCGGTTTTGATAAATTTGACATCCTCAGCCAGAGAGGCATCGGGCATATTGATGACACGGTAAAAATAATTGAGCAGAACAGAGGAATACGCATTAATATCCGCGACACGAGAATATCAAAAAACGAACAGTCCACAAACGTGTATCTTGCTGAGGGCAGGACAATCGGATGCTTTTACATCGAAAGCCCAGCGATGCGAGGACTTTTACGCCGTCTGAAATGCGATAATTATAAAACTCTTGTGGCGGCATCATCGATTATCCGCCCGGGAGTGGCGCAGTCGGGAATGATGAAGGAATACATCTTCCGACATAACAACCCGTCAAGATTTGAATATTTTCATCCTGTTTTTGAAAAAGAGCTCGGAGAAACCTATGGCATTATGGTGTATCAGGAGGACGTGATAAAAATTGCCCTGCATTACGGCGGGCTCTCAGCCGCCGACGGCGATATCCTCAGACGTGCCATGTCGGGCAAGGGACGCTCAAAAGCCGCACTTCAGAAAGTAAAGGATGATTTCTTTATTGCAGCCGCGGCAAAAGGGCATCCCGAAGCGCTGAGCCAGGAAATCTACCGCCAGATCGAATCCTTTGCAGGCTACTCTTTCTGCAAGGCGCATTCTGCCTCCTATGCCGTGGAAAGCTACCAGAGCCTATATCTGAAAGTGCACTACCCTATTGAATTTATGGTTGCCGTCATAAATAATCAGGGAGGATTTTACCGTACTGAAATCTACGTGCACGAAGCCAGAATGGCCGGCGCTGTTATCCATACCCCCTGCGTGAATAAAAGCGGATATGAAACCGCGCTTTACGGCAGCGACATTTATCTGGGCTTTATGCACCTGCAGGGACTGGATTCCAAACTCTCGCAGTTCATCGCTTTTGAGCGTGAGAGAAACGGCGTGTACAAGTCACTGGAGGATTTCATAAACCGTGTTCCTATGGGCATCGAGAATGTAAAGGTGCTTATTTTTATAGGCGCTTTCCGCTTTACGGGAAAAACCAAAAATCAGCTGCTGGTGCAGGTAAGCCTTTTGATGAATAATTTCAAACCTGAAAACCGCGGGCTTATGCTCATTGAACAGCCTGCCAAAGAATTCAAACTGCCTGTTCTGGAGCGCTCGGTATTTGAGGATGCCTTTGATGAAATTGAGCTTCTGAATTTTCCCGTTTCCTGCACCGTTTTTGATCTGCTGCAGACAAGACACCGAGGGGATGTGATGGTGCGCGACCTCTTAAAATACCATAAAAAGCAGGTACGTATGCTGGCGTATCTTATTTCAACCAAGCAGGTGCCGACCAAAAGGGGCAATATGTATTTCGGAACATGGATCGATAATGAGGGAGCCTATTTTGATACTGCACATTTCCCTGATAGTCTGGCAAATAATCCATTTCAGGGAGGAGGCTGCTACCTGCTTTTGGGAACCGTGGAAATTGACTATCATTTCCCAACCATCACCATTTCCAGAATGGCGAAAATGCCTTTTATCCCTGATCCAAGATATTCGGACTCGGAAAAAAGGTATACCACGCAGCATAATATCAAACAGGATATCAGCAGCACCCATCGCCAGCCTTATCCGCAGGAGCATGAAATTAATCTACCGCGCCACAGAATGAAATTTTGA
- the dinB gene encoding DNA polymerase IV, which produces MERSIVHIDMNTFFVSCERLANSELHGIPLIIGGGDRGVVASCSYEARRLGVRSAMPIHMAMKLCPQAKIMKGDMELYSRLSHDITEIIQEKAPVVEKASIDEFYLDITGMDKFYGSYRWTDELAQRITKETGLPLTFALSVNKTVSKIGTGEGKQKQNLEIPEHLVQSFLNPLSIRKIPMVGQKTFELLSRIGIRTIQTLSEMPAESLQQMIGKNGTELWKKANGIDNNPVEPYTERKSISTEHTFSQDTIDILKLNRILQGMVEKLAYQLRAEEWLTSTVTVKIRYANFDTETKQSRVPYTSADHILTQTVTDLFTKLYQRRMRLRLIGVRFSGLVRGTYQIDLFNDTEEMLALYQAMDRMKTRYGFDAVMRCAVASFKPNTKDEILKRKK; this is translated from the coding sequence ATGGAAAGGTCCATTGTACATATCGATATGAATACGTTTTTCGTGTCCTGCGAAAGACTGGCCAATTCAGAGCTTCATGGCATACCGCTGATTATCGGGGGCGGTGACAGGGGTGTTGTGGCCTCGTGCTCCTATGAAGCCAGACGATTAGGCGTGCGCTCTGCCATGCCCATCCACATGGCCATGAAACTATGCCCGCAGGCCAAAATCATGAAAGGCGATATGGAACTCTACTCCAGGCTTTCCCACGACATTACAGAGATCATCCAGGAAAAGGCGCCCGTGGTGGAAAAAGCCAGCATTGATGAATTTTATCTGGACATTACCGGCATGGATAAATTCTACGGCAGCTACAGATGGACTGATGAGCTGGCACAGCGCATCACAAAAGAAACAGGACTTCCCCTCACCTTTGCGCTTTCGGTAAATAAAACCGTTTCGAAAATCGGAACCGGCGAAGGCAAGCAGAAACAGAACCTTGAAATACCCGAACATTTGGTACAGTCCTTTTTGAATCCGCTCTCCATTAGAAAAATCCCGATGGTCGGCCAGAAAACCTTCGAGCTTCTTTCGCGAATCGGAATCCGAACCATCCAGACACTCTCTGAAATGCCTGCCGAATCCCTGCAGCAGATGATCGGCAAAAACGGAACCGAACTCTGGAAAAAAGCCAATGGAATTGACAACAATCCTGTGGAACCCTACACGGAAAGAAAGTCAATTTCAACCGAACATACCTTTTCTCAGGACACCATTGATATACTAAAATTGAACAGAATCCTGCAGGGCATGGTGGAGAAACTCGCCTACCAGCTGCGCGCAGAAGAGTGGCTCACCTCAACGGTGACCGTGAAGATCAGATATGCCAATTTTGATACCGAGACCAAACAGTCTAGAGTTCCGTACACCTCAGCGGATCATATTCTGACCCAGACCGTCACTGATCTCTTTACCAAACTGTATCAGCGCCGAATGAGGTTGCGTCTTATCGGAGTCCGCTTCAGCGGACTGGTCAGGGGAACATACCAGATTGACCTTTTCAATGATACCGAGGAAATGCTGGCACTCTATCAGGCTATGGACAGAATGAAGACCCGTTACGGCTTTGATGCCGTAATGAGATGCGCCGTCGCCTCTTTCAAACCCAATACTAAAGACGAAATTTTAAAACGCAAAAAATAA
- a CDS encoding AAA family ATPase, with the protein MPRDEFSASTKRYLAQSAGYLCSICSKLTVGPSSESGTAVSLTGQAAHISAASGGTGSRRYDSSLTPQQRSAADNGIWLCSDHATLIDRDEKRFTIEYLKDIKQAHEEKIRLKQSGLNVENGLITKIELSNFGKIDKEVTLNFTDRNIIYGNNGVGKSLVLELIASLSDKSYLDRWTSSSRPKVNSFCNIHYFKNKSNKFNISIDRQDKLSYSFNNASMPFLLPTMSILYISKSYWDHLSEMPSKERDEKSNISLVSSYFKLTENELINIIGSITKDKKLFFNDIDYDKESNDIIVKFNGPRNDFYRPFSSLSHGETLRVILEITIKIAHYYSKFNSTILLIEKTGFSSIDYAGINVLLKAIHNEKQDFQFFLASINIDDYNTEGFNVYELSITDSGNVLAFLKELT; encoded by the coding sequence ATGCCTAGAGACGAATTTTCAGCATCCACCAAAAGATACCTTGCGCAAAGCGCCGGCTATCTATGCTCGATTTGCAGCAAACTTACTGTTGGGCCTTCTAGTGAGAGCGGGACGGCAGTAAGCTTAACCGGTCAGGCCGCTCATATTTCTGCCGCATCAGGCGGAACTGGCAGCAGAAGGTATGACAGCAGTCTAACTCCCCAACAGCGCAGTGCTGCAGATAATGGAATTTGGTTATGCAGTGACCATGCAACTTTAATTGACCGTGACGAGAAAAGATTCACAATTGAATATCTTAAGGATATCAAACAGGCGCATGAAGAAAAAATAAGACTAAAGCAGTCAGGGTTAAATGTTGAAAATGGGCTTATTACCAAAATTGAACTATCAAATTTTGGAAAAATCGATAAAGAAGTCACATTGAATTTTACTGACCGAAATATCATTTACGGAAACAATGGAGTTGGAAAGTCTCTTGTACTTGAATTAATTGCATCTCTTTCAGATAAATCATATCTGGATAGATGGACTAGTTCAAGCCGGCCAAAGGTAAATTCCTTCTGCAATATTCATTATTTTAAAAATAAGTCAAATAAATTCAATATTTCAATTGACCGCCAAGATAAGCTATCATACTCCTTCAACAATGCTTCGATGCCATTTCTTCTCCCAACTATGTCAATTCTTTACATAAGCAAAAGTTATTGGGACCACCTCAGTGAAATGCCTTCAAAAGAAAGAGATGAAAAATCAAATATTTCACTAGTTTCATCATACTTCAAGCTGACAGAAAATGAACTTATTAATATTATAGGCTCAATAACCAAAGATAAAAAGCTTTTTTTCAATGATATCGACTATGATAAGGAAAGTAACGACATCATAGTAAAATTTAATGGACCCAGAAATGACTTTTACCGTCCTTTTTCATCTTTATCTCATGGTGAAACTCTGCGGGTAATTCTAGAGATAACAATAAAAATTGCACACTATTATTCAAAATTTAATTCGACAATTTTATTGATTGAAAAAACTGGTTTCAGCAGTATTGACTATGCTGGAATTAACGTGTTGTTAAAAGCGATTCATAATGAAAAACAAGATTTTCAATTTTTCTTGGCATCAATAAACATAGATGATTATAATACTGAAGGTTTTAATGTATATGAGCTTTCGATAACAGATAGTGGAAACGTGCTGGCTTTCCTAAAAGAATTAACATAA
- a CDS encoding ATP-binding protein, translating into MNNYSHNYFGKDLDELTYADISDYFASEKEESDKIEFKAYHAQYGNFNKNFEGAARAICAFLNSNGGILIWGAPLAKKQGDRTIFQGELSPVMELIEKDSLISRISDSITPLPVNVNVKIIENNNLYLYIFEIQQSNYSPHQFKNTYWARLDGQTKPAPHYLVEALFRKISFPQIEGYIAFDKFGNYDAARVYLDITVYILNFSELQNEYDVEFSLICHEAVFEGSFKNMDAWKYYSLGGHKYESGNYIKTLHFGKPESINEKIVFNLDELKEKNNGNIHISLIFGGKNSPLKSSEYKLNFNVNNISQKNPDIIEFSAENIFSSEKQRILGTTKENLLKTLLSR; encoded by the coding sequence ATGAACAACTATTCGCATAATTATTTTGGCAAAGATTTAGATGAATTGACTTATGCAGATATATCGGATTACTTTGCCTCAGAGAAAGAAGAATCAGATAAGATTGAATTCAAAGCGTATCACGCGCAATATGGAAATTTCAATAAAAATTTTGAAGGAGCTGCAAGAGCAATCTGCGCATTTTTAAACTCCAATGGAGGCATATTGATTTGGGGCGCACCATTGGCAAAAAAACAAGGTGATAGAACTATCTTTCAAGGTGAACTATCACCGGTAATGGAATTAATAGAGAAAGATTCTTTAATAAGCAGAATCTCAGACTCCATAACACCGCTGCCTGTAAATGTGAATGTTAAAATAATAGAAAACAATAATCTATACTTATATATTTTTGAAATACAGCAAAGCAATTACAGCCCGCATCAATTTAAAAATACCTATTGGGCGAGACTGGATGGACAAACCAAACCAGCACCGCATTACCTGGTAGAAGCATTGTTTAGAAAAATCTCATTTCCTCAAATCGAAGGTTATATTGCATTTGACAAATTTGGCAATTATGATGCTGCAAGAGTTTATCTTGATATCACTGTTTACATTCTAAACTTTTCTGAACTACAAAATGAGTATGATGTCGAGTTCAGTTTAATCTGTCATGAGGCTGTCTTTGAAGGCTCATTTAAGAACATGGATGCATGGAAATATTATTCTTTGGGCGGACATAAATACGAAAGCGGAAATTACATTAAAACGCTGCATTTTGGAAAACCAGAAAGCATTAATGAAAAAATCGTCTTTAATCTAGATGAGCTAAAAGAAAAAAATAATGGCAATATACATATCTCATTAATTTTCGGCGGGAAAAATTCTCCATTAAAATCCTCGGAGTACAAATTGAATTTTAATGTAAATAATATTTCTCAAAAAAACCCTGATATTATAGAATTCAGTGCTGAAAATATATTTAGTTCTGAAAAACAAAGAATTTTAGGAACCACTAAAGAAAACTTACTTAAAACTTTACTTAGCAGATAA
- a CDS encoding HNH endonuclease signature motif containing protein yields MKRKAEFLKMLGHARYNARTLAIRKRGLNTIITSNEKRFKRAIMADLEDFIQQNECVYKAERYAVRDNGAVLRHPLQGKRPRPTDSKWTFGKLNIKTGYLEIASERIHRIVATAFHGEPPTREHVADHIDTNRQNNRPSNIRWVTRLENILLNPITARRIELTCGSVEAFLADPSKFRDKFREPNYEWMCAVSVDEAQASLKRMLAWAKSDKPLQGGSLGEWIFGREIAENLAAPRPNYILSKTPNAAQRIVFNFEDQPNEYPSTPQVFEGDPLAAYNERLIKGATFFRNHNGEYVVLKSGFSRDKETLYVLTRADYVYREQKDGDWKPVPIAELPEKFSDNDLDHSLAEVTYGDGLFIHGKAETGFHPTEELEELFDNLIQGL; encoded by the coding sequence TTGAAAAGAAAAGCAGAATTTCTAAAGATGCTCGGGCACGCCCGCTATAATGCCAGAACTTTAGCGATCCGCAAACGAGGTCTTAACACTATTATAACATCAAACGAAAAACGATTTAAAAGAGCAATTATGGCTGATCTGGAAGATTTTATTCAGCAAAATGAATGCGTTTACAAAGCGGAGCGCTATGCTGTCCGCGACAACGGAGCGGTACTGCGCCATCCACTTCAGGGAAAGCGGCCCCGGCCAACGGACAGCAAGTGGACTTTTGGAAAACTAAACATAAAGACGGGGTATTTAGAAATTGCTTCCGAGCGCATTCATAGAATAGTTGCAACTGCTTTTCATGGGGAACCGCCGACAAGAGAGCATGTAGCCGACCATATTGACACAAACAGACAAAATAATCGGCCAAGCAATATACGGTGGGTAACAAGACTGGAAAACATTCTTCTGAACCCTATTACAGCAAGACGTATTGAACTTACCTGTGGAAGCGTTGAAGCGTTTCTTGCCGACCCATCAAAATTCCGCGACAAATTCCGGGAGCCAAACTACGAATGGATGTGTGCTGTTTCAGTTGACGAAGCTCAGGCAAGCTTAAAACGGATGCTGGCTTGGGCAAAAAGCGACAAGCCATTACAGGGAGGTTCGCTGGGAGAATGGATTTTTGGCCGAGAAATTGCTGAGAATCTGGCTGCTCCAAGACCCAATTACATATTATCCAAGACACCGAATGCCGCACAACGGATTGTTTTCAACTTTGAGGATCAACCAAACGAATATCCGAGCACTCCGCAAGTCTTTGAGGGCGACCCATTGGCAGCTTATAATGAACGTCTTATCAAGGGAGCAACTTTTTTCCGAAACCATAACGGAGAATACGTAGTTTTAAAAAGTGGATTTTCTAGAGACAAGGAAACCTTATATGTACTTACAAGGGCCGATTATGTATATCGAGAACAAAAAGATGGAGACTGGAAGCCTGTACCAATAGCTGAACTTCCAGAAAAATTTTCTGATAATGATCTGGATCATTCACTTGCGGAAGTAACCTACGGAGATGGTTTATTTATACATGGAAAGGCCGAGACGGGTTTCCATCCAACAGAGGAGTTAGAAGAATTATTCGATAACTTAATACAAGGATTATAG
- a CDS encoding RES family NAD+ phosphorylase, translating into MEDEFKICYKCSNNEALQEEIIKMGQTIDQCDFCDNKNLFGLDQDSLEEIKPYLEAYVAYYYPQEDWDGRYGTRNYLETLYEEELFFSWKKIEQNEKYELLYYSIENNDFKTLILDDHWASPWALVNQEHHTLLNSLTREDNFKNKLQATAELISNAELMLKDKTVEIAGYRSRIGCNQAPGEFGRIVNVPYDKKDIGVAPKDAISSGRANRAFCGFLYLSEDIDTSVLEVRAQKGDLVSVGEFHSKSPLRIFDLTNPDIWKFKENYRTVRQLELISAINSLFSKPIGNGSNSIYLDTQLIVEEIIRKNYDGICFRSSFSGNKNYTLFNSDLMEEQSGKGKVLKVDKMALTLSEDKDDFWD; encoded by the coding sequence ATGGAAGACGAATTTAAAATATGTTATAAATGCTCAAATAATGAAGCCCTTCAAGAGGAAATAATAAAAATGGGGCAAACCATTGACCAATGTGACTTCTGCGATAACAAGAATTTATTCGGATTAGATCAAGACTCTTTAGAAGAAATCAAGCCTTATCTAGAGGCCTATGTTGCATATTACTATCCGCAAGAAGATTGGGATGGCCGTTACGGCACAAGAAACTACCTAGAAACTCTCTATGAGGAAGAATTATTCTTCAGCTGGAAAAAAATAGAACAAAATGAAAAATACGAATTATTGTATTATTCAATTGAGAATAACGATTTCAAGACACTAATTCTTGATGACCATTGGGCCAGTCCCTGGGCCTTAGTTAATCAGGAACACCATACATTGTTAAACTCTTTGACCCGTGAAGATAATTTTAAAAATAAATTACAGGCAACAGCCGAGTTAATCAGTAATGCTGAGTTGATGCTTAAAGACAAAACAGTTGAAATAGCTGGTTACAGGTCTAGAATTGGATGCAACCAGGCTCCAGGCGAATTTGGAAGGATTGTTAATGTTCCCTATGACAAAAAGGATATTGGCGTAGCCCCAAAAGATGCAATCAGTTCGGGCAGAGCCAACAGGGCTTTCTGCGGATTCCTGTATTTATCCGAAGATATTGATACAAGCGTTTTGGAAGTACGCGCCCAGAAAGGTGATCTGGTATCGGTTGGAGAATTTCATTCCAAAAGTCCATTACGCATTTTCGATCTTACCAATCCAGATATTTGGAAGTTCAAAGAAAACTATAGAACGGTAAGACAATTGGAGTTGATTTCCGCGATCAATTCATTATTTTCAAAGCCGATAGGCAATGGCAGTAATTCCATTTACCTTGACACTCAGCTTATCGTTGAAGAAATAATCAGAAAAAACTATGATGGAATCTGCTTTCGAAGTTCTTTTTCCGGCAATAAAAATTACACGCTTTTCAATTCAGATTTAATGGAAGAACAATCAGGTAAAGGAAAAGTCCTTAAAGTTGATAAAATGGCATTGACATTATCGGAAGATAAAGACGATTTTTGGGATTGA
- the ssb gene encoding single-stranded DNA-binding protein, with protein sequence MNITGRVTKDAQVRTLSDSRQVVNFSVAINESYKNKKGDRVEQTTFFECAYWISPRVAEWLTKGTVVELTGMVSARAWKGNDGEPRAGLNFNTSNIKLHGGGKKPEGAQAVQNGQAVQTGLNAVQGESKKATLKEPEDNIPF encoded by the coding sequence ATGAACATTACAGGAAGAGTGACAAAAGATGCGCAGGTACGCACCTTGTCAGACAGCAGACAGGTAGTAAATTTTTCGGTAGCCATCAACGAGAGCTACAAAAACAAAAAAGGCGACAGGGTAGAGCAGACCACCTTTTTCGAGTGTGCCTACTGGATAAGCCCAAGGGTTGCCGAGTGGCTGACCAAAGGCACGGTGGTGGAACTCACTGGGATGGTAAGCGCAAGGGCGTGGAAAGGGAATGACGGGGAGCCTCGCGCGGGGCTTAATTTCAATACGTCGAATATCAAACTGCACGGGGGCGGGAAGAAGCCCGAAGGTGCGCAAGCAGTTCAAAATGGGCAGGCGGTTCAAACTGGGCTGAATGCGGTACAGGGAGAAAGCAAAAAAGCCACCTTAAAAGAGCCTGAGGACAACATCCCGTTTTAA
- a CDS encoding DUF932 domain-containing protein, protein MAHNINYNSKTGNYSFFSVKEKAWHGLGQIVEQYPTSSEAIKHAGLDYQVAKSPLYSKGSEIIVTREGIEVGSTELAVPDCFATIRTDSNAVLGVVGKDYHIVQNREAFSFFDAIVGGGDGILYETAGALGQGERIFITAKLPDYIRVGNGDDVTEKYIFLTTSHDGSGSITAAFTPIRIVCQNTLNASLRSMSNVVRIRHTSGAKQRLDDAHKVMGLADKLSTQLEGIFNEWAKIKVTDREVKKLIQLALCPNTETLALIKKGAEDEMSTVFKNTVEDAFAYAMASESQLMDTTKGTLFGAYNGVTGYYQNVRKYKDDEAKLQSIVMGGTAQGKAQKAFDLCMGFQADGAEILNLN, encoded by the coding sequence ATGGCACATAATATCAATTATAACAGCAAGACAGGCAACTACTCTTTTTTCAGCGTAAAGGAAAAAGCATGGCACGGGCTTGGGCAGATCGTGGAGCAGTACCCGACAAGCTCCGAAGCCATTAAACACGCAGGGCTTGATTATCAGGTGGCAAAAAGCCCGCTTTACAGCAAGGGTTCTGAAATTATCGTAACCCGTGAGGGTATTGAAGTGGGCAGTACCGAACTGGCAGTCCCTGACTGTTTTGCCACCATCCGTACCGACAGCAATGCCGTTTTGGGAGTAGTTGGGAAAGACTACCATATCGTACAGAACCGTGAGGCGTTCAGTTTTTTTGATGCGATTGTCGGGGGCGGTGACGGTATACTGTACGAAACGGCAGGGGCGCTCGGGCAGGGTGAACGCATCTTTATTACCGCCAAACTGCCTGACTATATCCGTGTGGGTAATGGGGATGACGTAACGGAAAAATACATTTTCCTGACTACCTCGCACGATGGGAGCGGAAGCATCACAGCGGCTTTTACGCCTATACGCATCGTATGCCAAAATACCCTTAACGCTTCGCTACGTTCCATGAGCAACGTGGTGCGTATCCGCCATACATCAGGCGCTAAACAGCGACTTGACGATGCCCATAAAGTAATGGGACTGGCAGATAAACTAAGCACGCAGTTAGAGGGAATTTTTAACGAGTGGGCTAAAATTAAAGTAACAGACAGGGAGGTTAAAAAACTGATTCAATTGGCATTATGCCCCAATACCGAAACACTCGCTTTAATCAAAAAGGGGGCAGAGGATGAAATGTCTACCGTGTTTAAAAATACCGTAGAGGATGCTTTTGCCTATGCCATGGCGAGCGAATCACAGCTGATGGACACAACCAAAGGCACACTTTTCGGGGCGTACAATGGCGTGACGGGCTACTATCAGAATGTACGCAAATACAAGGACGATGAAGCCAAACTGCAGTCGATTGTTATGGGAGGCACAGCCCAGGGAAAAGCCCAAAAGGCATTTGATTTATGCATGGGTTTTCAGGCAGATGGTGCGGAAATCCTAAACCTGAATTAG